The following nucleotide sequence is from Trifolium pratense cultivar HEN17-A07 linkage group LG2, ARS_RC_1.1, whole genome shotgun sequence.
AATTGTGTAAATTATAGTGGTTAtcttgatctgcaaaatataagtactggacagaacagtactgAACAGAACaatacaagacagaacaacacacAGACAAACATTTAAGGTATTGAataaactttgtgttgtacgatatTTGatggacaaaatattattttattattttagacaacttgtgcaaagaacaaaaagttgtctcgCGATTTTGTGGGGACAAGAATTTGAGTATTTGTTCTATCCTTTGACCCCCATTTTTTCTAGTACCAGacacagttttaaaatcaagcACTTGTCATGTcgagtcctttattttttttgagatcAAACAGACATTGTTCGATAATATCGattcaaaaaaattagtagTAATATCCATGGATCCATCCAAAATTTCTGACCCGACCCGACCCGACCCGACCCGTATAAAATATCATTGTAATAAGAACATCAACATAACGcgaacacaaacacaaacacaaacacatatATAAGCAAACTTTGTTctcataatatattaaattcattcttttttatttttccatctttcttaattttttcaaatcTTCTTCAAACAATTCAGTTCTTGTGAGTTTCATAGTTGCGCACGTATCACCGTTTCTCTCttccctttttttttctctcacaccaaaactctctttctctctctttcttttcactgtttgtttgattttaatcttAATTTCTGGTTCAATCTTATTAACGTAAACAAACAACGTAAGAGAGagacacaacaacaacaacaacgacaCAAACACAAACCTTAATCtaacttgttttgtttttctctccGATCAAACCCTTCTTGAAGATCTACTCAAGTTGTTTTTTCCCAGCATAATTTTCCTGGGAAAATCTGGGGAATTcataaagtataatttttttcccttttcacTTTTTGGGTCTTGTTCAATTACTTTCAATTCAATGTTATTGTCAATTATATTATTGATTATGTAGTTTTAATTGATCAATTGaattgttcaatttttaatttgattatgtGATTTTGATTATGCAGGGATGAAGAGGGCAAGAGATGATATTTACTCTTCTTCTCAATTCAAACGTCCTTTTGGTTCTTCACGTGGTGATTCGTATGTTTTCTTGATTATAGtcttaaatttgaaattttgattttgttttttgccCTATTTTGTGTTTATGCACCAATTTTGTGTTTCACTCTTTGGAATTAGTTTTGTGCCCTAATTTTGTGTTTTACTGTTGTATTTGAATTCATATACCTATATGCCTAATTCACTTGTTGTGTtcaattgttgttgattttcaTTAGGGTTATGTTTGATTTGAGTTTAAATTGATTGTGGAGTTTGTTATCTGATTGGATCATTGGTTAAAAATAATGGCTTGATTTGGATATGGTTAAATCGTTTTGATTTGCATAATTTGGTTTTTTTGATTCCCTATTTTGTGTTAATGGGCCAAATTTGCGTTTTACTCGTTGGAATTAGTTTTGTGCCCTAATTTTGTGTTTcaatgttgaatttgaatttcattAGGGTTATGTTTAATTTGAGTTTAAATTGATTGTGGAGTTTGTAATCTGACGGGATAATTGGCTTAAAGGAATTGTTGTGTTTGGATTTGCATGATTTTTTTTGCATGAAACTTACTAGACAAGTAATATGAGTAATGTTGCAATTAACTCAGAATTTTGATCGAAGATATCTGTGATTGCATGTCTGTCTTTGTGGattaatatttttgaaacctAATTTTTACAGTGTGAAGATTGTGATTATAATGCTGTAGTTGTTGATATTTTGGATATCTGAAATTGTGATTGTGTTCTGTGTATGAAGCTATGGCCAAGGCCCCGGAAATGGAGGTGGTGGCGGAGGAGGTGGACTTGTTATCGGTGGAGGAGGTGGGGGAGCAACCACTTCCCAAAAACTGACTACGAATGATGCTTTATCATATTTGAAGGAAGTGAAAGATATGTTCCAagatcaaaaagaaaaatatgacaTGTTCCTCGAGGTCATGAAAGATTTCAAGGCTCAAAAGTAGGTTCTTAACCTTTttttgtactccctccgtcccaaaacaaTTGTCCCTGTTGACTGTTGACATTTATTTTGacagtattttttttactaatgtacaAAGACAAATATTAGCaaataagatcttgtttgatttgtctcaatgaatattttcacaatattaaatttttataatttttcatgaaagaaaactaaagatattaatgattcaAATTATGCATTGGTATGCGTAAGGACCATTGTTTTGGGACGGAGGTAGTactttgtaatgattttgaacGACGGAACATTCTGTCTAAATCAagttatttcaatatttttttctttgtttccaGGACTGACACTCATGGTGTCATAGAAAGGGTCAAGGAACTATTCAAAGGTCACAACCATTTGATTTTTGGATTTAACACTTTCCTGCCAAAAGGATATGAGATAACACTTGATGAGGAAGAGGCTCCTCCTCCAAAAAAAACGGTTGAATTTGAAGAAGCTATTAGTTTTGTGAACAAGATAAAGGTAATGTGTTTTTTTCAGATACTGAGTGAGTTTATTGATATTGTTGATTCATTCATAGATGTAATGATTAGGTTTTGTTTCTACAGAAACGCTTCCAAAATGACGAGCATGTTTACAAATCATTCTTGGACATTTTGAATATGTATCGTAAAGAGCACAAGGAGATTGGTGAAGTTTACAGTGAGGTAAATATGCCTTGCCCTATATACTTTTGGCACTTTgccgtttttttttctttaaattttttttggctgAAATGTTTactcttttttccttttacATAAAAAACTCTAGGTTGCTACCCTTTTTAAGGAGCATAGAGATTTGCTCGAGGAGTTTACTAGATTCTTACCAGATAATTCGGCAGCACCTTCCACACAGCATGCTCCATTTGGTCGAAATTCATTGCAGCGCTTCAATGAGCGGAGTTCTATGGCACCAATGATGCGGCAAATGCAAGCAGAAAAGGTAGTAAGAGTGTTCCTTTTCATGAGGATTTTTGCacttcttttataaaaaaaagttagtctCAAAAACTTATTTTTGCAGCAACGTTATCGGCGAGATCGATTTCCTTCCCATGATCGTGATCTGAGTGTTGAACGTCCTGATCTGGATGACGACAAGACAATGATGAACATGCACAAGGAGCAAAGGAAACGTGAGAGCAGGGATAGAAGGATTCGAGATCATGATGATAGAGAACATGATCTTGATAACTCGCAACGCTTTCCTGACAAAAAGAAATCTGTTAAGAAGGCTGAAGCTTATGGACTGTCTTCTGACTTTGCTTCTCATGATGATAAAGATGCATTAAAGAGTAAGCTATCATACTCTGAATAATACATTGCTTGAAAGTGTGatctatatatttattatattttggaattttaCAGTTACTTTATTTTGCCTGTAAACCATCATGTTTTCAATGTGCTGTAGATTTTTATATGTTGGTAATTTATAAAGTAGGACGATTATTGGCACTAGTACTGCCAccaaagaaaattaaagaagaGGATAGGAAACTATAATTACTTTTCTGTATTCTCAAACCTCAAACTGTAGATAGATTGATAGAATCTGGATTCTATATTCTGTAACTCAAAAGTGATTCGTAATTACAAGGTATTGAGGATTTATAGTGAATGTATCACAATTGATTTGGATTCTGTTAGTTACACAGTGTACAACTAACTTACACGGTACAACTAACTTGTACAACAGAATTGGTTTTCTGATAAACGAGTTAGTTGTTAAGTGGAACTAACTGAATCCAAATCAGTTAAGATACACTCACTATAAATACACAATAATTTGTAATACTTTTGAGTTACAGAATATAGAATACAGATTCATTCTCTTTGTTTTCAGTTTATTTTACTTTCAGTAGCTATTTCAGTTTCCAGTTTCTATCACAGTTGAAGAAGCTCATTTAATTGGAGAAATATGGGGGGACGACCAGTGCACGTCGATCAATTCTTATCGATAAATTGTTATGAAACTTCACTATTTCTATTACCGTTGTATAATTTTTCGTTACAAATTGTTAGATGCATAAAACTTACTATTAGGACCACTGTGTTGAAATGTTTCAATTtcatatttggagttaaaaaaCACATGCATGATTTGATGTAGCCATTTCAAGTTCTTGAAGATTCTTTATTAGTATTTCTATGTACTGTTAGCATATCTCTTGATTGCATGATTAGATGTAACCATTTCGAGTTCTTGAAGATTCTTTATTAGTATTTCTATCTACTGTTAGCATATTTCTTGATTGCATGATTAGATGTAGCCATTTCGAGTTCTTGAAGATTCTTTATTAGTATTTCTATGTACTGTTAGCATATTTCTTGATTGCATGATTGGATGTAGCCATTTCAAGTTCTTGAAGATTCTTTATTAGTATTTCTATGTACTGTTAGCATATTTCTTGATTGCATGATTGGATGTAGCCATTTCAAGTTCTTGAAGTTTCTTCATTAGTATTTCTATGTACTGTTAGCATATTTCTTGATTGCATGATTAGATGTAGCCATTTCGAGTTCTTGAAGATTCTTTATTAGTATTTCTATATACTGTTAGCATATTTCTTGATTGCATGATTGGATGTAGCCATTTCAAGTTCTTGAAGTTTCTTCAATAGTATTTCTATGTACTGTTAGCATATTTATTGATTGTTAGCTTTCTGCTTTTTATTTGAGATAATATATTATTGAcctatataattttataaattttgttatttatattcatttaatttttgtatTCGTGCCAGTCATGTATAGTCAAGCATTCAGTTTCTGTGAGAAAGTTAAGGAGAAGTTGAGCAGCGCTGAGGAATACCAAACATTCTTGAAGTGCCTTCATATTTTTAGCAACGGAATAATTAGAAGGAATGATTTAGAAAATTTGGTATGTGCTTCGCTTTCGTGTATCCTTGCTGACATGGGTCATTAATGTTATGTTGCTCCTTTTAGATCTCTAGGagttttgtatattttcattagTTGAAGTATGAAAATTAGTTGGTACTAGATAACTtggaaaaaatttaatgcttcacaTTATTTACTACTCAATGCTTTGACTTACGGCATATGTTACTTTGTACAAATTATTTGGTATTTAGGGTCACAAAATTCTACTTTCATGTTAAACTTGGAATTTCTGGTCTAGTCTCGCATTTTTGGCTACATTATCCAAAGTCTCTCGATGTTAAACTTGTCATTCTGTTTTGTGCTTGGGATGTTTGAATAACTTTCAGCCACTAACACAAGATAGTACTACTCTCTTCTAAGTAAAACCCGAGTTTAAAATTATGTTGCTAGTATGAGGGAATTTCAATAGTATTCCAACTTAGCATTTTCAGTTGTATTCTAATGCAAAGTTATTTTTATCTATGTAGTATGTTTAACAATTCACTGAAATAGATGATTACTTTGTTAAGTTCAGTATCTCATAAGCATTACCTAGTGAGTTCTATTGCCTTCAGGTCAATTTATATCCTTTTTAAATGTATGATTCAGGTGAGCGATATACTTGGAAAGTATCCTGATCTCATGAGTGAATTCAATGATTTCTTAGAGCGTTGTGAAAATATTGGTAATTCTTTTGCAACTCATCTGTTTATTGTTGTCGTTGTTATCGTATTTTCTCATGCCTTGAGGTTTTGTTGTTCCTATTTGTTTTTGCAGATGGGTTTCTTGCTGGTGTCATGAGTAAAAGTATGTTTGTGCTTTATATCAGCTTTCTTCCTTATGCTTATcattacaattttttacttCATTTGAGGATTCATTCAAATGATGATGTTGAATTAGTAAGCTGAGTAATTCACACTGTTTTTTTCCCATccattttgttaattttaatgtttgCAAATACTAGCTACTGACGGTCATTCATCAAGATCAACAAAGTTGGAGGACAAAGAACACAAGCGTGACATGGACGGAGCTAAAGAGAAGGAGAGATACAAGGAGAAATACATGGGAAAATCCATCCAAGAACTTGACCTTAGTGACTGCAAACGTTGTACTCCCAGCTACCGGCTTCTACCTGCTGATGTATATAACTTCAAATCGATTACCTTTCGTATTGGCTTTGTCAAATACACTGTTCTTGTGAAACTCCTTCACACCTTTTGTGTTTTTGCAGTATCCAATTCCTACGGCTAGTCAGCGATCTGACCTTGGTGCGCAAGTATTGAATGATCATTGGGTATCTGTGACTTCAGGAAGTGAGGATTACTCTTTCAAACATATGCGCCGAAATCAATATGAAGAAAGCTTGTTCAGATGTGAAGATGACAGGTATAACTTGTGCTCTTTTTTGACCTCCCTTTTCTTGGAATTTACAGTTTTTCTTAGATTTTGTCAAGTGTTCTGTTCTGCCTCCTCAATGCAATGTTCAGTTTGGAGTCATTATGATGTTGACATGCATTGTTATTTCTGATGCAGGTTTGAGTTGGACATGTTATTAGAATCTGTGAGTTCCGCTGCTAAACGGGCTGAAGAGTTGTATAACAGCATTATTGAAAATAAGATCAGTGTGGAGAGTCTGAGTCGTATTGAAGATCACTTCACTGGTTTGtatcaaaataatatcaatCTAAAATACTAATCTCTTTAACGttaattttttacattattaGAGCATTATGTTGATTTTGTCTGATATGCGTATATGCAGTTCTAAATCTAAGATGCATTGAACGCCTATATGGTGACCATGGTCTTGATGTCCTAGACATACTGCGTAAGAACCCAACTCATGCTCTGCCTGTAATATTGACTCGATTGAAGCAGAAACAAGAGGAGTGGACTAGGTGCCGTTCAGATTTCAATAAAGTTTGGGCTGACATTTATTCCAAAAATCACTACAAATCACTTGATCATCGTAGCTTCTATTTCAAGCAACAAGATTCAAAGAACTTGAGCACAAAATGTAAGTCAATCTTAAATAAATACGACTGAATTGCATATTATACATATTATATTTAGGTATATATGATATCATCCTCTTAAATATGTTGTAATATTTCATGTTTGGTAATATATAGCTTTGGTGACTGagattaaagaaattaaagagaaGCAGCAAAAAGAGGATGACATCGTTCAGTCTATTTCTGCTGGAGCTAAACATCCCCTCATTCCACATCTGGAATTTGACTTTTCGGATGCTGAAATTCACGAGGACCTGTATAAACTTGTTCGTTATTCATGCGAGGAGGTATTCTCAAGTAAAgagttattcaataaaattatgagGCTCTGGAGTACCTTCTTGGAACCAATGCTTGGTGTTACTTCCCAATCGCACGGGACAGAAAGGATAGAGGACAGGAAAGTAGGACAAAACGCTCGGAGTTCTGTTGCACCTAATGTAGAAGGTGATGGAAGCCCTCACAGAGACTCCATTTCAAGGTTAGCAAAATCTGACAAGAATGAAGTTGATGGTAGAGTGACTGAAGTGAAAAATGGTCACCAGACTAGTGTAGCGGCCAATGGTAAAGAAAATGGTTCTGTTGGTAGAGATGATATTTTAATTGATAATAAAGGGCAGAAAAGTGTTGAATGCAGTGATAAAGGCCCTGGATTTGGTAAACAGTTTTCATCTGATGATCAAGCAGGTAGAAACTCTGCATCTGTCACAATTAGAGGCGAGAGCAGTGTGAACAGAACCAACTTAGATACGTCTCCAGGTATGTATGTAAAACATAGTTGTGAAGTTGATGTTATGTGATTTTGGTTTTTCTATTAATCTTATTGTTGTCAgaatactaaattttgtttatatttcaaGGACGCGTACTTACTCCATCCCGACCTACTGATGCTGATGTCTCTGTAACCATAGCCAAGTCTCCAAGTTCTAATGTACCTTTGGTGGAGGTATGAGTTTCCCATCAATTGTCAATGTCAATCTTATCTACTTTAGGCTCCGTGTGACCTGACTAATTTTGCCGTTAAAAGCTATAGTTTAAAATAAATGCTAAAAATAAGAGCCTTGGAAATAAATCTAAAGATGTTTCGTAATTATTGTTACTTTTTAGCTTTTCTTTCATAAAATGATAGAATTTGAGTTAtattgaataataaaaaatagatagAATTTTCCAAAGTCTCCTACTTGATTTGGAAAACTTCTCTCATTTAGTTTTTGAAAAGATTCTTTGAAAGATACTGTTTGGCCTGACTTCTTTCCAGGAGAAGAGAAGCCAAAAGTAAGCCAGGTCAAACAGCCTTAGtaaaagggttttatatttcTTTGTGTATATTGATGAGTCCACATCTTCTTATCTGTGTTTCAGGGATGTGACATTGCCGCTCCAGTACCACCAGTTGCCAATGGCATGTTAGTTGAGAGCAGTAAAGTTAAAAGCCATGAAGAATCTTCTGTGCCTTGCAAAGTTGAAAAAGAAGAGGGTGAGTTATCCCCAAATGCCGACTCTGACGAGGATAACTTTGTTGCTTATGAAGATTCAAACGTGCAGTCAAAGCACAATGTTGATAGCAGCAAATATGAGTCTAAAAATGGAGAGGCTGGAGGTGAAAATGATGCAGATGCTGATGATGAAGACAGCGAAAATGTTTCTGAAGCTGGTGAAGATGTGTCAGGAAGTGAGTCTGCTGATGATGAAGGCTTTCGGGGAGATCATGAGGAGGAAGATATAGAAcatgatgatgttgatggtAAGGCTGAGAGCGAAGGTGAAGCTGAGGGGACGTCTGACACACAAACCAGAGGAGATGGTTCACCATTAACATTATCAGAGAGGTTCCTTTCGACTGTGAAACCTCTCACAAAGCATGTATCAGCAGTTTCATTCGTTGAAGACATGAAGGATTCAAGGGTGTTTTACGGAAATGATGATTTCTATGCACTTTTTAGGCTTCATCAAGTAAGGATAATGTTAATCgttgtttgttttatgattgAAAAAAATTTCCTTGGTGTTGATGTTATATCCTTTATGAACTTTGGCAGATTCTTTACGAAAGGATCTTATCTGCAAAAGAAAATTCAACGAGCGCCGAAATGAAATGGAAAGCAAAAGATGCTAGTTCCACAGATCCATATACAAGGTGTGTTGCTTTATCATTGATTAGGTTTTGCCA
It contains:
- the LOC123906474 gene encoding paired amphipathic helix protein Sin3-like 2 — translated: MKRARDDIYSSSQFKRPFGSSRGDSYGQGPGNGGGGGGGGLVIGGGGGGATTSQKLTTNDALSYLKEVKDMFQDQKEKYDMFLEVMKDFKAQKTDTHGVIERVKELFKGHNHLIFGFNTFLPKGYEITLDEEEAPPPKKTVEFEEAISFVNKIKKRFQNDEHVYKSFLDILNMYRKEHKEIGEVYSEVATLFKEHRDLLEEFTRFLPDNSAAPSTQHAPFGRNSLQRFNERSSMAPMMRQMQAEKQRYRRDRFPSHDRDLSVERPDLDDDKTMMNMHKEQRKRESRDRRIRDHDDREHDLDNSQRFPDKKKSVKKAEAYGLSSDFASHDDKDALKIMYSQAFSFCEKVKEKLSSAEEYQTFLKCLHIFSNGIIRRNDLENLVSDILGKYPDLMSEFNDFLERCENIDGFLAGVMSKTTDGHSSRSTKLEDKEHKRDMDGAKEKERYKEKYMGKSIQELDLSDCKRCTPSYRLLPADYPIPTASQRSDLGAQVLNDHWVSVTSGSEDYSFKHMRRNQYEESLFRCEDDRFELDMLLESVSSAAKRAEELYNSIIENKISVESLSRIEDHFTVLNLRCIERLYGDHGLDVLDILRKNPTHALPVILTRLKQKQEEWTRCRSDFNKVWADIYSKNHYKSLDHRSFYFKQQDSKNLSTKSLVTEIKEIKEKQQKEDDIVQSISAGAKHPLIPHLEFDFSDAEIHEDLYKLVRYSCEEVFSSKELFNKIMRLWSTFLEPMLGVTSQSHGTERIEDRKVGQNARSSVAPNVEGDGSPHRDSISRLAKSDKNEVDGRVTEVKNGHQTSVAANGKENGSVGRDDILIDNKGQKSVECSDKGPGFGKQFSSDDQAGRNSASVTIRGESSVNRTNLDTSPGRVLTPSRPTDADVSVTIAKSPSSNVPLVEGCDIAAPVPPVANGMLVESSKVKSHEESSVPCKVEKEEGELSPNADSDEDNFVAYEDSNVQSKHNVDSSKYESKNGEAGGENDADADDEDSENVSEAGEDVSGSESADDEGFRGDHEEEDIEHDDVDGKAESEGEAEGTSDTQTRGDGSPLTLSERFLSTVKPLTKHVSAVSFVEDMKDSRVFYGNDDFYALFRLHQILYERILSAKENSTSAEMKWKAKDASSTDPYTRFMDALYNLLDGSAENAKFEDECRAILGNQSYVLFTLDKLIYKLIRQLQTVATDEEDNKLLQLYEYEKSRKPGKLNDSVYHSNAHVVLNEENVYRFQSSSSPSRLSIQLMDNMNEKPEFSAVSVDPNFSFYLHNDFLSVLPAKKEPHGILLERNKPKYGDLDELSAICAVMEDVKIINGLECKISCNSSKISYVLDTQDFFFRPRRKRRISSSSSSTSSSRSRKEREERYRKLMASST